From the genome of Chionomys nivalis chromosome 19, mChiNiv1.1, whole genome shotgun sequence, one region includes:
- the Prr3 gene encoding proline-rich protein 3 isoform X1: protein MPKRKKQNQQQQPPQRPALSDRDEPGDEEDESRLGPPSLLGPPPMANGKPGDPKSALHRGPPGSRGPMIPPLLSLPPLPRGRGPIRGGLGPRASPYGRGWWGVNTEPPFPGPGYGGPSRESFYKEPRNPRRLKSWSLVKNTCPPPDIPPVMEDKSDRPVCRHFSKKGHCRYEDHCAFYHPGVNGPPL from the exons ATGCCTAAACGAAAGAAGCAgaatcagcagcagcagccgccgcAGCGTCCCGCACTGTCCGACCGGGACGAGCCCGGAGACGAAGAGGACGAGAGTCGCCTTG GACCACCCAGCCTTCTGGGCCCTCCCCCCATGGCTAATGGAAAGCCTGGTGACCCCAAGTCAG ctcttcACAGGGGTCCTCCAGGATCAAGGGGACCAATGATTCCACCACTGCTGAGTCTCCCACCTCTTCCACGGGGTAGAGGCCCTATTCGAGGAGGCCTTGGTCCTAGAGCTAGCCCATATGGTCGTGGTTGGTGGGGTGTCAATACTGAGCCTCCTTTTCCTGGGCCAGGCTATGGGGGTCCCTCTAGGGAAAGCTTTTACAAAGAGCCAAGAAATCCACGAAGGCTCAAAAGCTGGTCTCTTGTCAAGAACACCTGCCCACCTCCGGACATTCCCCCGGTGATGGAAG ACAAATCTGACCGCCCTGTCTGCCGACACTTTTCTAAAAAGGGCCACTGTCGATATGAAGACCATTGTGCCTTCTACCATCCAGGCGTCAATGGACCTCCTCTGTGA
- the Prr3 gene encoding proline-rich protein 3 isoform X2: MANGKPGDPKSALHRGPPGSRGPMIPPLLSLPPLPRGRGPIRGGLGPRASPYGRGWWGVNTEPPFPGPGYGGPSRESFYKEPRNPRRLKSWSLVKNTCPPPDIPPVMEDKSDRPVCRHFSKKGHCRYEDHCAFYHPGVNGPPL; this comes from the exons ATGGCTAATGGAAAGCCTGGTGACCCCAAGTCAG ctcttcACAGGGGTCCTCCAGGATCAAGGGGACCAATGATTCCACCACTGCTGAGTCTCCCACCTCTTCCACGGGGTAGAGGCCCTATTCGAGGAGGCCTTGGTCCTAGAGCTAGCCCATATGGTCGTGGTTGGTGGGGTGTCAATACTGAGCCTCCTTTTCCTGGGCCAGGCTATGGGGGTCCCTCTAGGGAAAGCTTTTACAAAGAGCCAAGAAATCCACGAAGGCTCAAAAGCTGGTCTCTTGTCAAGAACACCTGCCCACCTCCGGACATTCCCCCGGTGATGGAAG ACAAATCTGACCGCCCTGTCTGCCGACACTTTTCTAAAAAGGGCCACTGTCGATATGAAGACCATTGTGCCTTCTACCATCCAGGCGTCAATGGACCTCCTCTGTGA
- the Gnl1 gene encoding guanine nucleotide-binding protein-like 1, with product MPRKKPFSVKQKKKQLQDKRERKRGLQDGLRSSSNSRSGSRERREEQTDTSDGESVTHHIRRLNQQPSQGLGPRGYDPNRYRLHFERDSREEVERRKRAAREQVLQPVSAEMLELDIREVYQPGSVLDFPRRPPWNYEMSKEQLMSQEERSFQEYLGKIHGAYASEKLSYFEHNLETWRQLWRVLEMSDIILLITDIRHPVVNFPPALYEYVTAELGLALVLVLNKVDLAPPALVVAWKHYFHQHYPQLHIVLFTSFPRDTRTPQEPGSVLKKNRRRGRGWTRALGPEQLLRACEAITAGKVDLSSWREKIARDVAGASWGNGSGEEEEEEDGPAVLVEQQTDSAMEPTGPSRERYKDGVVTIGCVGFPNVGKSSLINGLVGRKVVSVSRTPGHTRYFQTYFLTPSVKLCDCPGLIFPSLLPRQLQVLAGIYPIAQIQEPYTAVGYLASRIPVQALLHLRHPEAEEPSAEHPWCAWDICEAWAEKRGYKTAKAARNDVYRAANSLLRLAVDGRLSLCFHPPGYSGQRGTWESHAETAELVVLQGRVGPAGDEEEEEEEELSSSCEEEGEEDRDADEEGEGDEDTPTSGPGSCLAARNPYALLGEDEC from the exons ATGCCGAGGAAGAAGCCCTTCAGCgtgaagcagaagaagaagcagctgcaGGACAAGCGGGAGCGGAAGCGAG ggcttcAAGATGGGCTTCGCTCCAGTTCCAACAGCCGCAGCGGGAGCCGGGAGCGGCGGGAGGAGCAGACCGACACCTCGGATGGGGAATCCGTGACCCATCACATCCGCAGGCTCAACCAGCAACCTTCCCAGGGGCTGGGGCCCAGAGGCTACGATCCCAACCG ATACCGGCTGCATTTTGAACGGGACAGCCGCgaggaggtggagaggagaaagagagcagcCAGAGAGCAAGTGTTGCAGCCTGTCAGTGCTGAAATGCTGGAGCTGGATATCCGGGAAGTCTATCAGCCGGGCTCAG TCCTGGACTTTCCCCGCCGTCCTCCATGGAACTATGAGATGTCCAAGGAGCAGCTGATGAGCCAAGAGGAGCGGAGCTTCCAGGAATACCTTGGGAAGATACACGGCGCTTACGCTTCGGAGAAACTCAGCTACTTTGAGCACAATCTGGAG ACGTGGAGGCAGCTGTGGCGTGTGTTGGAGATGTCTGACATCATCCTGCTCATCACTGACATCCGACACCCG GTCGTGAACTTCCCCCCAGCACTGTATGAGTACGTAACTGCAGAACTGGGGCTGGCGCTGGTGCTGGTACTGAACAAGGTGGACCTGGCCCCGCCAGCTCTTGTGGTCGCCTGGAAGCATTATTTTCACCAGCACTACCCCCAACTCCACATTGTCCTGTTCACCTCCTTCCCTCGGGACACAAGAACTCCACAGGAACCTGGCAGTG TCTTAAAGAAGAATCGGAGACGGGGGAGAGGATGGACTCGGGCGCTGGGGCCGGAGCAGTTGCTGAGAGCCTGCGAAGCCATCACTGCGGGGAAAG TGGACTTGAGCAGCTGGCGTGAGAAGATTGCTAGGGATGTGGCTGGAGCCTCCTGGGGTAATGGCtctggggaagaagaagaggaggaagatgggcCAGCAGTCCTGGTAGAGCAGCAGACGGACTCAGCAATGGAGCCCACGGGCCCCTCCAGGGAGCGCTACAAGGATGGGGTGGTGACCATCGGCTGTGTGG GTTTCCCCAACGTGGGCAAGTCCTCGCTGATCAATGGGCTGGTGGGGCGGAAGGTGGTGAGTGTCTCCAGGACGCCAGGCCATACCCGGTACTTCCAGACCTACTTCCTCACgccctctgtgaagctgtgtgacTGTCCGGGCCTTATCTTCCCCTCTCTGCTGCCCAGGCAGCTGCAG GTCCTGGCTGGCATCTACCCCATCGCCCAGATCCAGGAGCCCTACACTGCCGTGGGCTACCTGGCCTCCCGCATCCCTGTGCAGGCTCTGCTACACCTGCGCCACCCAGAGGCCGAGGAGCCTTCAGCTGAGCACCCCTGGTGTGCCTGGGACATCTGCGAAG CTTGGGCAGAGAAACGAGGTTATAAAACAGCCAAGGCAGCTCGCAATGATGTGTACAGGGCAGCCAACAGCCTCCTGCGTCTGGCAGTGGATGGCCGCCTCAGCCTGTGTTTCCACCCTCCGGGCTACAGTGGGCAGAGAG GCACCTGGGAGTCTCACGCGGAGACGGCAGAGCTAGTGGTGCTGCAGGGCAGAGTGGGGCCAGCaggtgatgaggaggaggaggaagaggaagagctgaGCAGCTCttgtgaggaggagggagaggaggaccGGGATGCGgatgaagagggagaaggggacgAGGACACCCCAACCTCGGGCCCTGGTTCCTGTCTAGCTGCCCGCAACCCGTACGCCCTTCTGGGCGAGGACGAGTGCTGA